The Eschrichtius robustus isolate mEscRob2 chromosome 5, mEscRob2.pri, whole genome shotgun sequence DNA window CATTTCCCTCAGAGACCTTAATCCCCTTCCCTTCACAACTACTGCTTCCTGTGTCTGTCCTTAGAATGTCACGGTCACTCCCATGGCCCCCAGGAGGCAGCACTGGGACTccctggaggaagagggagggcctGGCTGGCTGGGCCAGGTGGCCCGTCTGACACGTGCCTCCCCCTCTCTTCCTGGCAGGTGGACTTCACCTCGTGCACAGGCCTcttctgtgtcctgggaattGTGATGATGGTGACTGGCATTGTCACTGCCATCGTGCTGTCCTTCAAATATGTGAGTGTCCCGGGAGAGCTGGAGTCACTGAACCCAGTGCCCAGGGCAGACTTTCTGTATATCGTGGTGTAGCAGGCCCCACAGAACCTCTCGACTGGCTAGCAAAGGCACCCACGCTGAAGTGCCATCCTCTGGATTGGGGTATCTTTGGAAATGGCAGTTCCTGGGAGCCATAGTACCTGAGGCCCTGGATAGCATCATGGGATTCCTATGGGAAGCAGTGGTTAAATCTGTCTGACAGCTGAGACCAGGTTCTCGGAGGCAGGTTGCCTGAGGAACCCAGAGGACCGAGAAGATGGGCTTGGGTGGAAGGGACCTTAGGGATCACTGTATCTAACTCTTCTTTTATTCCAGTCAGCGGGAGGGGCAGCGTGTGAGGCCCCTAGGCTGAGGGGAGCttcatggtggggaggggagaacagTGCTGGAAGGGGAAGCACGTGAATGGGAGGGCCGCCTGCCCACTTGACCATGGCTGGCCCTGCCCttctgtggacaggcccctggagGGCTGTTGAGTAGGGCTGCCCTGGGGGTGCTTCCTGACTCTGCTGTTTATCAGGGTGGCTGGGGGGCTTCCCTCCCAGCCCTCTCCTTTAGTCTGTCCCTCCCAGGCTGGGCTGCAGGAACACGGTCTACTGAAGGCTGACCATGACTAGGGTAAAGGCGATGGGGCTCTTCAAGCAGTGCATGCCTGGGTCTGCCCCTCCCAGAGCTAGAACTCAACCACTTTCTTTCTTCCAGAGGCATAGTGGACACCTCTGTGCCTTGACTAACTTTGGAGACTGGTTAGGCTAAAGGATGCTGTGATTGGTTTTATATGGCCATTGGACGATGGCCTCTGTTTTCTCTACCATATATGTTACTATTCTTAATTTCTCCCAGGATCTGGAAGGTAGAAGTAGTCCTTTCACATAGCTAGCGTCCTGGATCTTCGCACTTGGCCAGACATCCAGGGGCGAAGATGGTCCTGAGGGCCTGCCTCAGTCCAAGCTATGCTAAGATTTCTAATGCCATCCCTGTCCCTTCTCCCCAGATTTACTGGCTGCACATGGTCTATGCTGCTTTGGGGGCCATTTGCTTCACTTTGGTGAGTAAAGCCCTGCCCCCTCTAGGAAGGGGAGCTGAGGGGACAGAGGGGAGGAACCGGGAGGATGGTGAATGTAGGCTGCTTGGGAGGCAGGGAGTGGGGCCACAGCCGCCCTTCCCTTTCCCTACTGTCCAGAGGTTCCACTGATTTTCTGGGCATTCCCGTCATCTCTTGTTCACACCGCCTGCTAGGAGAACAGTCAGTGGGCCGTATTATGGAGACGGCGTGTCTTGTCTCCCTTTCTGGACTGTGAACTGCTTAATGGCAGAGACCACGTGTTCTGCTGTTCATTAACGTGTTCCCTAAGCACATCTAATGGCCCAGAGGCTCCCAGGACAGGTCTGCTGACCACTGAGCCCCTGGGTCCTCATATGTGGCTTCCTGTCCTGCAGTTCCTGGCTTACGACACACAGCTGGTCCTGGGGAACCGGAGGTACACCATCAGCCCGGAGGACTACATCACCGGCGCCCTGCAGATCTACACAGACATTGTCTACATCTTCACCTTTGTGCTGCAGCTCCTGGGGGATCGCAATTAAGGAGCACCTCCCGTTCCGCCCTACCATGGACTTTCCTTTCCCTAGAGGGCTGGGCCCTGTGACCTGGGTCTGGGCCTAGACCCCTTTCCTTCCCCTCAAGTAATATGcccattttcctttctgtctggGGATGGGTAGCCTCTCTGGCTGTGGATGTGTAGGTACTTGGTGGGGTTGGAGGAACTAGGGACTAACTCCTGCCCTTAGTGGACTTGGCAGGAACTGGGCCAAAGATGTGCATTCTCCCTCCGCCCCCTATGGCGCACCAAATCCTTAACAGTTGGGGTTGGAGTGGGGAGGGATGAAAAGAGCCTATTTGATAGCTAAAATGGAATATGAGAGGTAGGAGGGACTTTCTGGTGATGGGGTTTCCTCTCCCACTTCTGCCACGGGCTTCTGGACTTGATAGCTGGAGCTGTTTCCTCTCTTAGCCCCCAGCAAAGCCAGAGAGCTTTGCCCCCTGCCTCCTGGACTCATAGGCATTATCCTGTACTTCTTCGGCAACCCTTGGCACCTTCCGACTCAGGAAGGTAGAGGGGGTTTGTGCCTGTGGGTCTCCCCTGCTTCAACCTCTTCTTTCGAGAGCACATATATGCTGATCTTTTGGGTTaagggtggggaggaagaggagagcgaGCAAAGTCAAGCGCAGAGGCCAATACAGAGCAGCATCTATCCGGGGCTTCCTCATGGCTTGTGGTGGTAGAGCACGCCCCTCTGCGGCCACCTGGTCCCCATTCTCCAAAGCTgcctggggcctccctggtgcTTCTGAGATCTCTAGTCAGAGGGACCTCTTGCTTCCTGTGCTCAGGCTGCTCAGAGCAGAAAGTGAGGGACAAAGGTCAGGAGATGGGGTGGTGTGTAGGATCACCACTTCCTGGACGTGTGGCCAGGAAGTAACCAGGCTGAAGAGAGACTGAGGTGTGGGCAGGGGAAGTGCCTTGGGGTCCCCCACCCTGAGAGATACAAAAGCTTATTGTGTTACCCATGGTTCTTCCCTTCTGCTGACTCGGGGAGGGCCGAGAGGAAGGAGACGCCCCTCTTAATTTGTTAACTCACGCTTGGGGGATTTAAGACTTGGGCCCCGTCTCTCCAGCCAACTACCGCTTTCTTCATGACACCAAGTGCCTCAAGCTGGAATGGGGAAGGGGGACAAGGGTCACTCTATGGGCTGGGGTGGAGACCCAATCAGCCCAAGGGTATAATTAGGGCTTCTCTATTAAGTATTTGGTCCTAAATATATCCCACAAAAGGACATAACCAGAAATGTAATAAAGTTTAATGTTTAGAAGGTAAAACCCTGTTTGGCTCTGGTTTTCTTCACTTTAAGGTGTCGTCAGCTCTGGGAGAATCTGTCTGGCTCTGCCCAATGCATCCACATCCTAGCTTTGCATTCTGGCTTGGTATCTTCTACCTTTTCTACGATAACCAAATATACTTTGTCCCAGTGCTTCCTGGTGATGGATGGCTCAACCCTCAACCCCAGGTCTGGCAGGGGCCGCTCAGAGCCATCGCACATGACCTTTTCTGCATCATGGACCCTTTACAAAAGTGCACGAGGGCTGTGAATTCTCTTCCCCTCAAAACTGTATGTGTACACACGATTTCACATATGGggcgtgggggtggggatggaccACAGTGTTCAGGTGTAGAACTCCTGCCTTAGAAATCACTAGTTCAATCCCTCTTAAcgaacaaggaaactgaggcccagagaggctgagtCATTTGGACTCAGCCAAGAGGATTAAGTGCTTTTTTAAACTCCACACCCTGAACGACTTCTTTGATtctctttattatttgtttaggCTGAGTGGAACCCCACCCTCCTGGCCAGCAGCTCTGAGGGCTTGGTCCCCAAGGCCTGAGCCTAGGCTTGTACTTAAGTCTCTGTGGTTTCCCCAACCATTCAGCCTGGAACACTGAGGCTTCTGTGAGAGGGAGCACACATGAGTAACCAACCCCACACTCTGCCCCTCCCATCCCAAGGGACTCACAAACCCAGTCCTGGTTCCTTTCCACTCAAACATTCAGTAACTTTATTTGCCTTTGGCTGGTTTCTCGGAAGGGGATGGGGCTGGCAGCAGCCTGGGCTTCATGCGCCCTCTGGTGGGCCTCAGAGGCAAAGACCAGAAAGGACTTGACAGTCTGGAGGCCACAATCAATACAGTCTAGGGAAGGGTTGCAGTGTTCCTCACCACTGCACCCTGGACCCAGCTTCAGGAGTTGGGGCATGATGGGAGGAGGCCCTGAACCTCTGGCTCTCATACTCGCCCGTGTTGGATGCCCGCATGTTCTGCCGAGCCTTCATCTGCTTCAAACGGTCCTTGTCCACTTCCCGCTTGGTGAGGATGAAGAGGAGGATACCACAGGGGAAGCCGATGGCCCTATGGGTGGGGAGATGTGCACGGGGTTCGGGGAGGGGCCAAGCCTGAGCCAGAGGAGCTGGGGAGAATTTCATTCCAGCCTCATTAATTGCACGAACACTGCAATACCACTTGCATCTATTCAGCCTCTGTGCTGGCTGCTGGAGGGTCCCACTCGAACCAGATTCTGTCGCTGCCCTGCTCAAAACCCCGTAATAGCTCTCTACCACTTCTTGGCCAAGTTCAAACTCCTAGGCACGGCACAAAAGGGCCAGTGTGGTTGGGTCTCTGCCCACCTCGTCATTCCTTTCCCCTTTAGCCTGACACTCCTCAGCATGAGCCCTGCCATCTCCTGCTGTAGCAACTGTGCAAGATTTTCCAGACAGCccatcctctttccctctccaagTGTTGTCAAAGATTCCCGCTGCCTAAACTACCCCATAACCCCTCCCCGACTCCCCTTCTTAATCTGAGTAACTGCTACGTGGGAGGCACTTCAGTGTGGGGAAAGGTCATGGAGTCACAAGACCTAGTGAGAATccagctctgagcctcagttccctcctctgtaaaatggggatgtccTATTTATCTCAGAAAGACTAAAACATTACACGGTAAAGTACTGGCACACCTTAGGTGCtggaaaaaatgttaatttttcccctctttttcttttaatattgatcAATAATACGTATTAAGATCAGAGTTAGATTCAAATAACAATGCACTGAACACCTTGTAGGTGCTACTACTATACAACTAATATAATCTTGCGTGATCTCAATTAAAATCTCAACTGGGTCTTGCCCCAAGCTCCCAAAAGAGAGGATGAGGCCAGGGACCCAAATATGAATCAGATTAGTTCAGCTCACTCCACAGAAAACCCACTATCTCTCCAATTTCACATACTTTCCcaactccctcccctgccccagtccTCTGAGATTCCAGTCCTCACGCCCAGCAATTCTGTCGCCCAGCAATTCTGTCTCCGCAACATTGGATTCAGCTCACCACCTGAAACTTGGAGAAGTTTCTGGGTCCCACCCTCCCCTGGTGCCACTCCCCACTGGTGGGCAAAGGGTTAGTTAAAACTCACCAGGCTAGTCCCACAGCTTTCATTGGGTTCTTGCCCCTCTTTCTGGGAATGTATTCCAGTTCAGGGGATAAGGGCTCAGGCTCCTCCTTGCACTCTGGGGAGCTGTGGCTTTGCAGTGCCCGGGTCCTGTTCTGGGAAGCCTTGTTAGCTGTGGCTCCTGAGAGAATCCCTGTGGATGGAGGCAAGGAAGGTAGGTAAGAGAAGGTGAGAAGAAAG harbors:
- the LOC137765140 gene encoding probable hydrolase PNKD — its product is MAAVVAATALKGRGARNARVLRGILSGATANKASQNRTRALQSHSSPECKEEPEPLSPELEYIPRKRGKNPMKAVGLAWAIGFPCGILLFILTKREVDKDRLKQMKARQNMRASNTGEYESQRFRASSHHAPTPEAGSRVQW